The genomic window GGAGGTGGAGGACATCGCGATTGCCGATGGAGAGTACGGGTTTACCGACTTCCGGGCCGACGGCCTCGCCGGGCTCGAGATGGCGGTAGATCACGATGCCATCGATTGGGCTTCTGACCGTGGTTTTGGCCAGGACGGTCTGGGAGACCTGGAGTTGGGTTTGGGCCTCGTCGACGGCCGCCTCGCAGACCTCGACATCCTCCTTGCTAGGGCCGGCCTCGGCCCGATCGAAGCGGGCCTTGGCCGCGTTGGCCCGGGCGCGTGCGGCGGCGTTGTTTTCGCGGACGTTGATGAGTTCCTTGTCGGAGGTCGCGTTTTCGCGTACCAGGGACTCGACGCGTTTGAGTTCGTACTCGGCCAGGTGGACCATCGCCTCGGCCTCCTGCCACTGTTCCCGGGCGATGATGCGGTCCTCGGGGCGTTCCCAGCTTCGGAGTTTGGCCAATTGAGCCTGAGCGGCCCGGACCAAGGCTTGGCGGTGGCGGACCTGGGCCATCTGGGTATCGTTGATGAGTTCGAAGAGCGCCTGGCCGGTGGTGACGGCATCGCCGCTTTTGACGAAGATTTGCCGGATGGTGCCGGAGGCCTCGCTGAAGATCTGGAGTGTGCGTGAGGAGGGCTCGGTCACGCCGGGGGCGCTGAACAGGAGGTGGGGATCGTGGCCGGGCCAGATGGTCTCGGGGGGGTGTGGCTGGGCCTGGCCGATGGCCGAGCGGCCGGAGCCGTAGTAGAACAGGGGGACACCGGTGGCCGCCAGGAGGCCAAAGAACACCAGACACTGTATCCAAGGCTTCTTCACAGCACACCTCGGCGATCCGTCGCGCCGTCACTCCGGGCCGATCCGTCGGCCGGCGGTTGGCCCGCCCGTCAAGCGGGCATTTTAGCTGATGCCCCGCGATAGACAAGTTCGTCATCGAGGATCCGGCCGTCCCTGAGGCGGACGATTCGATCCGCCAGGGTGAACAAGCTCTGATCATGGGTCACGACGAGGACCGCGCGGTTCTGTTCGTGGGCCAGTTGTTGGAGTGTCGCGATGACCTGGGAGCCGGTGTTGGAGTCGAGGTTGCCGGTCGGTTCATCGGCGAGCACCAACTCAGCGGGGCTGGCCAGGGCCCGGGCCACGGCCACGCGTTGCTTTTCTCCTCCGCTCATGGCCGCCGGTCGATGTCGCCAGCGGTGTTCCAAGCCCACGTGCTGGAGGAGTTCCATGGCCTGTCTGCGGGCCTGGCGTCCGGTGACGCCCTGCAGGCCGAGGGCGACCTCCACGTTCTGGACTGCATTCAGGGAGCTCAGCAGGTTGAATCCCTGGAAGATGAAGCCGATATGGCGCCGGCGAATGGCGGGCAGGGCCGCCTCGCCCAGGGCGGTGACCTCGCGGCCGAGGAGGACGATCTTTCCGCTGGTCGGCTTGAGCAACAGGCCCATGATGGTCAGGAGGGTGGTTTTACCCGAGCCGCTGGGTCCGGCCAGCAAGGTCAGCTCGCCGCGGCGGACATGGAGGGTCACGTTTTTGAGCACCTCAACCATGCGGGTGCCTTCGAGGTAGCTCTTGTGTACCTCCTCGACCTGCAAGGCCACGTTGTCGGCGACTTCGATCACTCTGTTCAGCTCCTGAGGCACCTCGAATGTCGACTCTCCCGGCAACCAGGGGGAAGAAGACGCACGCTTTCGCCGCGGTGTGGCTGGTCGCAGGACCCGCATGCGAACCTGAATATCGGCCGGGCCGCGAGGACCGTACCGGGAGACGCCGGGGCCACACCCGAAGACGAGAAGCGGGTGGCGAACGGCGTTAGCTGCGGAACACGATCGCGGGTTCGAGACGGAACACGCGAACCACGCTGCTGACGCTTGCGACCACGCACATCCCGACGGCGACCACGAGCATGACGGCCAGCAAGGCCAACGGCACTTCGACGGGCACGTTGTACTGGGGCAAGCGGTTGCCCACGAAATGGGCGATGGCCGCTCCGCCGGCGTAGCCGATCAATCCGGTCATGATCGCCTGGCGGACGACGACGCCGGCCAAGGCGATGTTGCTCATGCCCAGGGCCTTGAGAGTACCGTACTCATGGAGGCGCTCGATGGTAGCCGAGTACATTGTCTGGCCGACGATGACGGTGCCGACGATGAGGGAGATGGTGGCCGCGGCGATGACGCCGAGTCCCATTCCGGTGCTGATCAGCCAGTAGTAGCTGGTTTTGGCGGCGAATTCGGCGGTGGTGAAGGCGTCGACCTCGTTGACTCGCTGGAGAATGCGATCGCGGAGTTCTTCCGCGCTGAGGCCGGGCAGGGCCTTGACCAGGACATACTTGGTGGTGTCGGGGCGCAGTTTTCCGGATTCCTGAGCTCGCTTGTAGCTGGTGAAGACATAGGGGGCGAAGGTGAAGGTACCGACGCCGGAGCTGAAGCCTGCGACGCGTGCCCGGTGCCCGCCGATCTCGAGGCGGTCGTCGACGCTGAGCGGTCTTGCGGCCGAGCCGTACCGGCTCCTTTCGCGTTCGTCGATGATGATGCCGTTCTGATGGAAGATGTCGTCTCGCTGGCCGACGGCCATGCCCCAGGGCAGGTTCAGGCGGGAGTCGGGCTCGAGGCCCACGAGGGTGACGGTAGACTGTTGTCCGTCGGGGAGCTTCCAGGGCGAGAATTGAACCACCAGGCGTTCGGCCCAGGCCACGCCGGGGACGGTGATGACCTGGTAGTATCGCCGTTCGCTGAGGGTCTCGCACTGGTCGACATTTCGGGTGCCGCACTGCATGACCCAGACGTCGGCCCCGGCGTTGTTGACCAGGCCGGCGGCGTTGTGGGTGGCGTTGGTCAGGATGCCCAGTTGGAGGGTAATAAGCACGACGGAGAACATGATGCCCACGAGTGCAAGCATCAGCTTGTGCTTGTCGTGAATCAGGTTATGGAGGGCAATCGCGGGCATAGATCCTTCCAACCGCGCCGGCTGACACACGTGCCGCCATGCCCCGTCTCACGTCGGGGTACGACCCATTGCACCGATGAGCAGAGACGCTGGAGAGGGGTCTGTCGCGCCTGCAGACCTAATCTTCGCGGGTGGTCCCGACGGCGGGTCACCCGCTGTCCCTTCGCGGTGTAAGGGCATATCTCCGGCGTTCAGCGAGCGTTCATCATAGCTTCATTGGTGCTTCATGGGAAGGCACCCGGCGGTTCACCCCGCTCTTCGCGGGGAGCAAGCTGCCGAGGGAGCCTCGCAAGGCACCCGGCATTGGTTCTCGCGAGCCGTGTTGGCGCGTGTCGCCTGCGGTGCCA from Phycisphaerae bacterium includes these protein-coding regions:
- a CDS encoding efflux RND transporter periplasmic adaptor subunit, with amino-acid sequence MKKPWIQCLVFFGLLAATGVPLFYYGSGRSAIGQAQPHPPETIWPGHDPHLLFSAPGVTEPSSRTLQIFSEASGTIRQIFVKSGDAVTTGQALFELINDTQMAQVRHRQALVRAAQAQLAKLRSWERPEDRIIAREQWQEAEAMVHLAEYELKRVESLVRENATSDKELINVRENNAAARARANAAKARFDRAEAGPSKEDVEVCEAAVDEAQTQLQVSQTVLAKTTVRSPIDGIVIYRHLEPGEAVGPEVGKPVLSIGNRDVLHLRADVDETDLAKVKLGQQIFATADAFGSTRFGGRVVHIEQTLGRKNFRTYSPTERTDTRILEVVIALDDGGSLPLDLQMTTWFLDDDAPDTASK
- a CDS encoding ABC transporter ATP-binding protein yields the protein MVEVLKNVTLHVRRGELTLLAGPSGSGKTTLLTIMGLLLKPTSGKIVLLGREVTALGEAALPAIRRRHIGFIFQGFNLLSSLNAVQNVEVALGLQGVTGRQARRQAMELLQHVGLEHRWRHRPAAMSGGEKQRVAVARALASPAELVLADEPTGNLDSNTGSQVIATLQQLAHEQNRAVLVVTHDQSLFTLADRIVRLRDGRILDDELVYRGASAKMPA
- a CDS encoding FtsX-like permease family protein, producing MPAIALHNLIHDKHKLMLALVGIMFSVVLITLQLGILTNATHNAAGLVNNAGADVWVMQCGTRNVDQCETLSERRYYQVITVPGVAWAERLVVQFSPWKLPDGQQSTVTLVGLEPDSRLNLPWGMAVGQRDDIFHQNGIIIDERERSRYGSAARPLSVDDRLEIGGHRARVAGFSSGVGTFTFAPYVFTSYKRAQESGKLRPDTTKYVLVKALPGLSAEELRDRILQRVNEVDAFTTAEFAAKTSYYWLISTGMGLGVIAAATISLIVGTVIVGQTMYSATIERLHEYGTLKALGMSNIALAGVVVRQAIMTGLIGYAGGAAIAHFVGNRLPQYNVPVEVPLALLAVMLVVAVGMCVVASVSSVVRVFRLEPAIVFRS